The following nucleotide sequence is from Oncorhynchus masou masou isolate Uvic2021 unplaced genomic scaffold, UVic_Omas_1.1 unplaced_scaffold_6870, whole genome shotgun sequence.
gtattttattttcaggAAATCTTTCTTCTCTGGTCATGCTTCGTTtgcaatgtacaccatgctgtatctagcagtaagtatctcccccacacacacacacacaatgtacaccatgctgtatctagcagtaagtatctcccccacacacacacacacaatgtacaccatgctgtatctagcagtaagtatctcccccccacacacacacacaatgtacaccatgctgtatctagcagtaagtatctcccccccacacacacacaatgtacaccatgctgtatctagcagtaagtatctcccccacacacacacaatgtacaccatgctgtatctagcagtaagtatctccccccacacacacaatgtacaccatgctgtatctagcagtaagtatctcccacacacacacacaatgtacaccatgctgtatctagcagtaagtatctcccccacacacacacacacacaatgtacaccatgctgtatctagcagtaagtatctccccccacacacacaatgtacaccatgctgtatctagcagtaagtatctccccccacacacacacacaatgtacaccatgctgtatctagcagtaagtatctcccccccacacacacacacacacaatgtacaccatgctgtatctagcagtaagtatctccccccacacacacaatgtacaccatgctgtatctagcagtaagtatctcccccacacacacacacaatgtacaccatgctgtatctagcagtaagtatctccccccacacacacacaatgtacaccatgctgtatctagcagtaagtatctccccccccacacacacaatgtacaccatgctgtatctagcagtaagtatctccccccacacacacacacaatgtacaccatgctgtatctagcagtaagtatctcccccacacacacacaatgtacaccatgctgtatctagcagtaagtatctcccccccacacacacaatgtacaccatgctgtatctagcagtaagtatctccccccacacacacacacaatgtacaccatgctgtatctagcagtaagtatctcccccccacacacacacaatgtacaccatgctgtatctagcagtaagtatctccccccccacacacacaatgtacaccatgctgtatctagcagtaagtatctcccccccacacacacacacaatgtacaccatgctgtatctagcagtaagtatctcccccccacacacacacacaatgcacaccatgctgtatctagcagcatgtatctccccccccccccccacacacacacacacacacacacacacacacacacacacacacacacacacacacacacacactgtgaaccATCCTCCCAGTGGGTCTGGAAGCAGAGAGGGATTGAAAAGAAGAGAgctgaaagggagagaaagaaaagagggcCGGAGAAACAGAGGGATTGAAAGAGAGAAGAAGTAGGGCAGACAGAGATGTCTTTGTTCCCCTCGGGCAGGGGAGAGGTttgacctctctttctctctatactaCACTCCTCTATTGTGTGAGGGCAGggccgtagagagagagagtagagtcaGAACTGTGCTGCATCTTTGAAGAGAAATACAGTATAATTCATTATAATACAGCATAATGcagtataatatattataatactgtacaatTCAGTATAATTTAGTATAATACTATGTACAAATAGTACATGTGTAGTAATCaacatttctccctccctccctcccctccctccctccctccctccctccctccctccctccctccccctccctccctccctcccctccctccctccctccctccctccctccctccctccctccctccctccctccctgccctgccctgccctgcctccctgccctgcctccttccctgccctgccctctctccctccctccctgccctgccTCCTTCCCTGCCCTGCCTCCCTGCCTTGCCTCcttccctgccctccctccctccctgcctccctccctcccttcagttCTACCTCCAAGCCAGGTGGTGTTGGCGAGGGGCCAGGTTACTCAGACCCCTCATACAGTTCTTCCTGGTTCTGCTAGCTGTGTATACAGGTACTTACAGGTCTATTGATAATGATCAGTGACGAGGcataatctgtgtctgggaatcCAGCCTGTTACATATTCTGACTGACATTGCTGATATGTTATAATGGTCTATGGATGTTCATAGCCTCTCAGAACCCTCCCTGAGTGGTCCGTCCACAATGTGTTTATTCATCTGGTCTATGGATGTTCATAGCCTCTCAGAACCCTCCCTGAGTGGTCCGTCCACAATGTGGTCATTCATCTGGTCTATGGATGTTCATAGCCTCTCAGAACCCTCCCTGAGTGGTCCGTCCACAATGTGTTTATTCATCTGGTCTATGGATGTTCATAGCCTCTCAGAACCCTCCCTGAGTGGTCCGTCCACAATGTGGTCATTCATCTGGTCTATGGATGTTCATAGCCTCTCAGAACCCTCCTGAGTGGTCCGTCCACAATGTGTTTATTCATCTGGTCTATGGATGTTCATAGCCTCTCAGAACCCTCCTGAGTGGTCCGTCCACAATGTGTTGATTCATCTGGTCTATGGATGTTCATAGCCTCTCAGAACCCTCCCTGAGTGGTCCGTCCACAATGTGTTTATTCATCTGGTCTATGGATGTTCATAGCCTCTCAGAACCCTCCCTGAGTGGTCTGTCCACAATGTGGTCATTCATCTGGTCTATGGATGTTCATAGCCTCTCAGAACCCTCCCTGAGTGGTCCGTCCACAATGTGTTTATTCATCTGGTCTATGGATGTTCATAGCCTCTCAGAACCCTCCCTGAGTGGTCCGTCCACAATGTGGTCATTCATCTGGTCTATGGATGTTCATAGCCTCTCAGAACCCTCCCTGAGTGGTCCGTCCACAATGTGGTCATTCATCTGGTCTATGGATGTTCATAGCCTCTCAGAACCCTCCCTGAGTGGTCCGTCCACAATGTGTTGATTCATCTGGTCTATGGATGTTCATAGCCTCAGAACCCTCCTGAGTGGTCCGTCCACAATGTGTTTATTCATCTGGTCTATGGATGTTCATAGCCTCTCAGAACCCTCCTGAGTGGTCTGTCCACAATGTGGTCATTCATCTGGTCTATGGATGTTCATAGCCTCTCAGAACCCTCCCTGAGTGGTCCGTCCACAATGTGTTTATTCATCTGGTCTATGGATGTTCATAGCCTCTCAGAACCCTCCCTGAGTGGTCCGTCCACAATGTGTTTATTCATCTGGTCTATGGATGTTCATAGCCTCTCAGAACCCTCCTGAGTGGTCCGTCCACAATGTGTTTATTCATCTGGTCTATGGATGTTCATAGTCTCTCAGAACCCTCCCTGAGTGGTCCGTCCACAATGTGTTTATTCATCTGGTCTATGGATGTTCATAGCCTCTCAGAACCCTCCCTGAGTGGTCCGTCCACAATGTGTTTATTCATCTGGTCTATGGATGTTCATAGCCTCTCAGAACCCTCCCTGAGTGGTCCGTCCACAATGTGGTCATTCATCTGGTCTATGGATGTTCATAGCCTCTCAGAACCCTCCCTGAGTGGTCCGTCCACAATGTGTTGATTCATCTGGTCTATGGATGTTCATAGCCTCTCAGAACCCTCCCTGAGTGGTCCGTCCACAATGTGGTCATTCATCTGGTCTATGGATGTTCATAGCCTCTCAGAACCCTCCCTGAGTGGTCCGTCCACAATGTGGTCATTCATCTGGTCTATGGATGTTCATAGCCTCTCAGAACCCTCCTGAGTGGTCCGTCCACAATGTGGTCATTCATCTGGTCTATGGATGTTCATAGCCTCTCAGAACCCTCCCTGAGTGGTCCGTCCACAATGTGTTTATTCATCTGGTCTATGGATGTTCATAGCCTCTCAGAACCCTCCCTGAGTGGTCCGTCCACAATGTGTTTATTCATCTGGTCTATGGATGTTCATAGCCTCTCAGAACCCTCCTGAGTGGTCCGTCCACAATGTGTTTATTCATCTGGTCTATGGATGTTCATAGCCTCTCAGAACCCTCCCTGAGTGGTCCGTCCACAATGTGTTTATTCATCTGGTCTATGGATGTTCATAGCCTCTCAGAACCCTCCCTGAGTGGTCCGTCCACAATGTGTTTATTCATCTGGTCTATGGATGTTCATAGCCTCTCAGAACCCTCTCTGAGTGGTCCGTCCACAATGTGTTTATTCATCTGGTCTATGGATGTTCATAGCCTCTCAGAACCCTCCCTGAGTGGTCCGTCCACAATGTGTTGATTCATCTGGTCTATGGATGTTCATAGCCTCTCAGAACCCTCTCTGAGTGGTCCGTCCACAATGTGGTCATTCATCTGGTCTATGGATGTTCATAGCCTCTCAGAACCCTCCCTGAGTGGTCCGTCCACAATGTGTTTATTCATCTGGTCTATGGATGTTCATAGCCTCTCAGAACCCTCTCTGAGTGGTCCGTCCACAATGTGTTTATTCATCTGGACTACTGTCTTTTCAGGTGTTGTTTAATCTCTACTATGAgtaaagaaaaaaacaaaacaaataatgaaatacATTTTCCTAATACGTTTGCCTGGCTGTCTGGTGTAGTTTTGATAGAATCCTGGTCTTGTCTGGTCAATTGTTGTCACTTTGTTCAGTTGCTGTCCACTTGATTGGCCCAAATTCTAGGGCGGGGCTTGACAATGGGTCATTTCCTCTGTACTACTGTAATATGCATTTTTATCATATTGTTGAGTGATAATTCAAAATATTTAACAGGTACGTTTCTAAACTGTAATCTCTTCGCAGGCCTGACTAGAATATCGGACTATCGACATCATCCCTCTGATGTCATCactggctacatacagggagcCTTGACTGCCTACTGGGTGGTGagttgatatgtgtgtgtgtatatgtatgtgtgtgtgtgtatgtatgtatgtgtgtatgtatctgtgtgtgtttaattaaCCAGTGTGTTTCTCCCTGTCCTCCAGGCCttccacgtctcctccatgtttaaagactacagctctaccctctctcctagcCTGGACAACCCCCTGTCTccacatctcctccatgtttaaagactacagctctaccctctctcctagcCTGGACAACCCCCTGTCTccacatctcctccatgtttaaagactacagctctaccctctctcctagcCTGGACAACCCCTGtctccacgtctcctccatgtttaaagactacagctctaccctctctcctagcCTGGACAACCCCTGTCTccacatctcctccatgtttagactacagctctaccctctctcctagcCTGGACAACCCCCTGTCTccacatctcctccatgtttaaagactacagctctaccctctctcctagcCTGGACAACCCCCTGTCTccacatctcctccatgtttaaagactacagctctaccctctctcctagcCTGGACAACCCCCTGtctccacgtctcctccatgtttaaagactacagctctaccctctctcctagcCTGGACAACCCCCTGTCTccacatctcctccatgtttagactacagctctaccctctctcaTAGCCTGGACAACCCCCTGTCTccacatctcctccatgtttaaagactacagctctaccctctctcctagcCTGGACAACCCCTGTCTccacatctcctccatgtttagactacagctctaccctctctcctagcCTGGACAACCCCCTGTCTccacatctcctccatgtttagactacagctctaccctctctcctagcCTGGACAACCCCCTGTCTccacatctcctccatgtttagactACAGCTCTTCTATGAGAGATAAGGAGATATAGTGATTAAGAGGCAGAAAGGGAGACgggagaaaaaaagagggagagagagagggggggatagtgggagagaaagagaccgagagaggtgtgggagagagagggggggatagtgggagagaaagagaccgagagaggtgtgggagagagagggggggatagtgggagagaaagagaccgagagaggtgtgggagagagagggggatagtgggagagaaagagaccgagagaggtgtgggcgagagagggggggatagtgggagagaaagagaccgagagaggtgtgggagagagagggggatagtgggagagaaagagaccgagagaggtgtgggagagagggggggatagtgggagagaaagagaccgagagaggtgtgggagagagaggggggatagtgggagagaaagagaccgagagaggtgtgggagagagagggggatagtgggagagaaagagaccgagagaggtgtgggagagagagggggggtagtgggagagaaagagaccgagagaggtgtgggagagagagggggatagtgggagagaaagagaccgagagaggtgtgggagagagagggggggatagtgggagagaaagagaccgagagagatgtgggagagagagggggggatagtgggagagaaagagaccgagagaggtgtgggagagagaggggggggatagtgggagagaaagagaccgagagaggtgtgggagagagggggggatagtgggagagaaagagaccgagagaggtgtgggggagagagggggatagtgggagagaaagagaccgagagaggtgtgggagagagaggggggatagtgggagagaaagagaccgagagaggtgtgggagagagaggggggatagtgggagagaaagagaccg
It contains:
- the LOC135536948 gene encoding phospholipid phosphatase 3-like, with translation LQIALGECYRVHYRGVSSKAFVRNLYISCLYKELGSFLFGCCVGQSLTNMAKLSVGRLRPHFLSVCGVSYASLNCTPGTYVSMVTCRQTDHRLEEEARKSFFSGHASFAMYTMLYLAFYLQARWCWRGARLLRPLIQFFLVLLAVYTGLTRISDYRHHPSDVITGYIQGALTAYWVAFHVSSMFKDYSSTLSPSLDNPLSPHLLHV